In Hahella sp. HNIBRBA332, the genomic window TCTGGCGGACGTCGGGCATCAGGTGCTCTGCGTCGACGTGGACGAAAAGAAGATCCAGAACCTGAAAAATGGTTTGATTCCAATTTATGAACCAGGGCTTGAACCCATCGTGAAGCTGAATGTAGAGGCGGGACGCCTGTCATTCACTACCGATGCAGAAGAGGCCGTAGCGTTTGGCGACTTGCAGTTTATCGCTGTCGGTACGCCGCCGGACGAAGATGGTTCTGCGGATCTGCAATATGTTTTGACGGTGGCGCGCACTATTGGGCGTCACATGCAGGACTATAAAGTGGTCGTGGATAAATCGACAGTGCCGGTTGGCACGGGCGACAAGGTTGGCGCGGCTATCAGCGATGAGTTGGCGAGACGAGGCGTTTCGCTGGAATTTGACGTCGTCTCCAACCCTGAGTTTTTGAAGGAAGGCGATGCGGTGGGCGACTTTATGAAGCCGGACCGCATTGTGGTGGGGGCGCAAAGTGAGCGCGCCGTCAGCATGATGCGGGAAGCCTACGAGCCATTCAACCGTAATCACGACAGAATGGTGGTGATGGACGTACGTTCGGCGGAATTGACCAAGTACGCAGCCAACGCCATGCTGGCCACCAAAATCAGCTTTATGAATGAAATCGCCAACTTGGCGGAGCTGCTCGGCGCCGATATTGAGCAGGTGCGTAAAGGCATCGGCTCCGATCCACGCATTGGATATCACTTTATTTATCCCGGTTGTGGATATGGCGGCTCTTGTTTCCCAAAAGACGTCAAGGCGCTCGTACGCACCGCCAAAGATGTGGCTTACGATGCGAAGCTGCTGTCTTCGGTGGAATCGGTGAATGACTCCCAGAAGCACGTGCTGTTCCGTAAACTCAGTGAACATTTCAATGGCAAGCTGGCGGGACGCACTTTCGCGCTGTGGGGACTGGCGTTCAAGCCGAACACGGATGATATGCGGGAAGCCTCCAGCCGTGTTTTGATGGAGTCGTTGTGGGCCGCTGGCGCCAAAGTCCAGGCGTTTGACCCGAAAGCGATGGAAGAGACCCAGCGCATTTACGCCGACAAGGACGAACTGATGTTGTGCGGCACGAAAGAGCAGGCGCTTAAAGGCGCTGACGCCTTGATTATCTGTACAGAGTGGAAGGAGTTTCGCTCCCCGGATTTCAGCTATATCGTCAGCGCGTTGAAAGAGCCGGTGATTTTCGATGGCCGTAACCTGTATGACCCTGAACGCGTGCAGCGTAAAGGCGTACAGTATTATGGCATTGGCCGTGGGCTAAGTATCAGCAAGGGCGCGGAAGCCTGAGTTCAGGTAAAGGAGAAACGCTGTGAGTTTTGAGCTGCACGCGCAGTTGGCGAAGGACACTATAGTGGTTGGCGACTTGCCTTTATGCCGCCTGTTGCTAATGAATGACGCCCAGTATCCCTGGTGCATTCTGGTTCCGAGGGCGGAAGGCGTTCGCGAAGCTTATGAGTTGGACCACCAGGCGCAAGAGCAGTTGACGCGCGAGTCGGCGATAGTCGGCAAGACGCTAATGGCGTTGTTCGAGGGGCACAAGTTGAATG contains:
- a CDS encoding UDP-glucose/GDP-mannose dehydrogenase family protein gives rise to the protein MKIAIFGTGYVGLVTGACLADVGHQVLCVDVDEKKIQNLKNGLIPIYEPGLEPIVKLNVEAGRLSFTTDAEEAVAFGDLQFIAVGTPPDEDGSADLQYVLTVARTIGRHMQDYKVVVDKSTVPVGTGDKVGAAISDELARRGVSLEFDVVSNPEFLKEGDAVGDFMKPDRIVVGAQSERAVSMMREAYEPFNRNHDRMVVMDVRSAELTKYAANAMLATKISFMNEIANLAELLGADIEQVRKGIGSDPRIGYHFIYPGCGYGGSCFPKDVKALVRTAKDVAYDAKLLSSVESVNDSQKHVLFRKLSEHFNGKLAGRTFALWGLAFKPNTDDMREASSRVLMESLWAAGAKVQAFDPKAMEETQRIYADKDELMLCGTKEQALKGADALIICTEWKEFRSPDFSYIVSALKEPVIFDGRNLYDPERVQRKGVQYYGIGRGLSISKGAEA
- a CDS encoding HIT domain-containing protein, which produces MSFELHAQLAKDTIVVGDLPLCRLLLMNDAQYPWCILVPRAEGVREAYELDHQAQEQLTRESAIVGKTLMALFEGHKLNVAALGNMVPQLHIHHIVRFPTDAAWPKPVWGVNPTQPYSEQDAQALKQKIHAALSPLIAITG